One window from the genome of Microcoleus sp. AS-A8 encodes:
- a CDS encoding DEAD/DEAH box helicase family protein: MVRTPTLAFDRGTLILHPPPRGKTWVDYATWDDRVEKFRIPAMHYRQLVEALQAEGTDFNDEAKEFSPLELVPSFEMEPYPHQTEALLAWKQAGRRGVVVLPTAAGKTYLAQLAMQATPRTTLIVVPTLDLMHQWYAHLTAAFPDAEVGLLGGGSRDKTPILISTYDSATIHAEALGNQYAMLVFDECHHLPTDFYRVIAEYAIAPYRLGLTATPDRSDGRHGDLKGLIGPEVYRKSPEDLAGLALADHKLVQIKVKLSQKERDRYNTCIKLRNEFLRDSKISLGSLDGWQKFVMASARSQAGRRAMLAHREAKEIASGTDGKLRILTDLLAQHYPERILVFTNDNATVYRISQDLLIPAITHQTPVKERHEILTRFREGEYKTLVASHVLNEGVDVPDARVAIILSGTGSSREYIQRLGRVLRKGSEGHKLALLYEVVAEDTSEEGTSQRRHGAEGRKEAPSRKATEKPKPKLRQLELDISASSSIYDVNRSTRYKAAESTDPWKEEDAPEAES, translated from the coding sequence ATGGTTCGTACCCCTACTTTAGCGTTCGATCGGGGCACCCTAATTTTGCATCCACCGCCACGGGGGAAAACCTGGGTGGATTATGCGACTTGGGATGACCGAGTGGAGAAGTTTCGCATCCCTGCCATGCACTATCGCCAACTGGTGGAAGCCTTGCAAGCGGAAGGGACTGACTTTAACGATGAGGCAAAGGAATTTTCTCCCTTAGAATTAGTTCCCAGCTTTGAGATGGAACCTTATCCTCATCAGACAGAAGCGCTTTTAGCGTGGAAACAAGCAGGGCGTCGAGGGGTGGTGGTGCTGCCCACCGCCGCCGGGAAAACGTATTTGGCGCAACTGGCGATGCAGGCGACGCCCCGCACCACATTGATTGTGGTACCAACACTGGATTTGATGCACCAGTGGTATGCTCACTTAACCGCCGCTTTTCCGGATGCAGAGGTGGGATTATTGGGGGGCGGTTCGCGGGATAAAACCCCGATTCTGATTTCCACTTACGACAGTGCCACCATCCATGCGGAAGCATTGGGCAATCAGTATGCCATGCTCGTGTTTGATGAGTGTCATCACTTACCCACTGACTTTTACCGAGTGATTGCGGAATATGCGATCGCACCTTACCGTTTAGGACTCACTGCCACTCCCGATCGCTCCGATGGGCGTCATGGGGACTTGAAGGGGTTGATTGGGCCAGAAGTCTATCGCAAGTCGCCGGAGGACTTGGCGGGGTTGGCATTGGCGGATCACAAATTAGTGCAGATTAAAGTGAAGCTGTCCCAAAAAGAACGCGATCGCTATAATACCTGCATCAAACTCCGCAATGAGTTTTTAAGGGACTCCAAGATTTCCTTGGGCAGTCTGGATGGCTGGCAAAAGTTTGTCATGGCAAGTGCGCGATCGCAAGCGGGACGCAGAGCTATGTTAGCCCATCGGGAAGCCAAAGAAATTGCGTCCGGTACCGATGGTAAGCTCAGGATTCTCACTGATTTACTGGCTCAACACTACCCAGAACGGATTCTTGTCTTCACCAACGATAACGCTACCGTCTACCGCATTTCCCAAGACTTGCTGATTCCAGCCATTACCCATCAAACGCCAGTCAAGGAACGACATGAAATCCTCACTCGCTTTCGGGAAGGAGAATACAAAACCTTAGTGGCATCCCACGTTCTCAATGAAGGGGTGGATGTCCCCGATGCTCGTGTGGCAATTATTTTATCGGGTACGGGTTCCAGTCGCGAGTATATTCAGCGCTTGGGTCGAGTGTTGCGTAAGGGTTCTGAGGGACATAAACTAGCGCTGCTTTATGAAGTTGTGGCAGAGGATACCAGTGAGGAAGGGACATCTCAACGTCGGCATGGTGCGGAAGGGAGGAAGGAAGCACCAAGCCGCAAAGCAACAGAAAAGCCGAAGCCCAAGCTCCGGCAACTAGAATTAGATATTTCAGCTTCTTCCTCGATTTATGACGTGAATCGTTCAACAAGGTATAAAGCAGCCGAGTCAACTGATCCGTGGAAAGAAGAAGATGCACCCGAAGCGGAATCATAA
- a CDS encoding response regulator — MRNVQQAPPLASASLFTAGKQIRFLESLKRLRFSGQLVFTSSKEEQWVFYLYLGHIMYATGGIHSVRRWQRNLEAHCPQLLAHRSSLQQDLRSLNTTDSRLCWEYQLLSLWVAQQKITKEQTAKMIRSVIAEVLFDLVQAMRVIYQIDQHDSLPTPLVLIDIHEAIAQVQPSWRVWHNHTIADYSPNAAPIIKKPEELRQRTSEAVYQKLTQLLNGQRTLRDIAMQMKQDIVQVTRSLLPYIQLELVELISISDLPSPVDTPIPETPRALGESTGSLIACVDDSPLVRQTMESLLVAAGYRFLGVDDAMRAFAILLARKPDLIFLDLVMPNANGYEICAQLRKLSCFRDTPIVILTGNGGIVDRVRAKLVGASDFLSKPIDAGIVLGVLRKHLKQGDPRLKVEG, encoded by the coding sequence GTGAGAAATGTTCAACAAGCTCCTCCTCTGGCCTCGGCTAGCTTATTTACGGCTGGCAAGCAAATCCGATTCCTGGAAAGTTTGAAGCGGCTGCGGTTTAGTGGTCAGCTTGTGTTCACAAGTTCCAAGGAAGAGCAATGGGTTTTTTATTTGTACCTGGGTCATATAATGTATGCGACAGGGGGTATTCATTCAGTACGGCGGTGGCAAAGAAATTTAGAAGCTCATTGTCCTCAGTTGCTGGCTCATCGCTCCAGCCTACAGCAAGATCTGAGGAGCCTTAACACTACAGATTCTCGACTTTGCTGGGAATATCAACTGTTGAGTTTATGGGTTGCACAGCAAAAAATCACGAAAGAGCAAACAGCTAAGATGATTCGCTCCGTGATTGCGGAGGTTTTGTTCGATTTAGTGCAAGCTATGCGCGTCATTTATCAAATCGATCAACATGACTCGCTACCAACACCCCTCGTATTGATTGATATACATGAAGCGATCGCACAAGTTCAGCCGTCTTGGCGAGTTTGGCACAATCATACAATTGCTGACTATTCTCCCAACGCCGCACCCATCATCAAAAAACCCGAAGAACTGCGCCAACGCACCTCAGAAGCGGTCTATCAAAAGCTGACTCAACTGCTCAATGGGCAACGCACCTTGCGTGACATAGCCATGCAGATGAAGCAAGATATCGTGCAAGTCACCCGTTCACTCCTACCCTACATTCAATTGGAGTTAGTGGAACTGATTAGCATCTCGGATCTGCCCAGTCCGGTTGATACCCCCATTCCTGAAACGCCGCGTGCGTTGGGAGAATCCACAGGGTCACTGATTGCCTGTGTCGATGACAGTCCTTTAGTTCGGCAAACGATGGAATCCCTACTCGTGGCAGCCGGGTATCGGTTTTTAGGTGTGGATGATGCGATGCGGGCGTTCGCTATCCTGTTAGCCCGTAAGCCGGATTTGATTTTTTTAGATTTAGTCATGCCGAATGCCAATGGGTATGAAATTTGCGCTCAATTACGCAAGCTTTCCTGTTTCCGTGATACACCGATCGTCATTTTGACGGGCAATGGTGGCATCGTTGATCGGGTTAGAGCCAAGCTTGTTGGCGCATCAGATTTTCTCAGCAAACCAATAGATGCTGGGATAGTGCTAGGCGTACTACGCAAGCACTTAAAACAGGGTGATCCGAGGTTGAAGGTTGAAGGTTAG
- a CDS encoding methyl-accepting chemotaxis protein: MPSSRTLQVEGGTAGNHASPVHNTGINEPGLLIPKAPFSERKREGWRWSSLRTKAAILAISLGTIPVLLTGVTGYYFAGQSMNRQITSNKVQRAVGVEDKVKRFIRERYGDILVLSTNAIFTNPSVSKNTTLAEKQQQIDFFLESYKVYDSIALFDLKGNVLIQSKGEPLPNHSDREYFQTVLKTNQPVISNPQTSQSSDRYVIQFAAPVKDQVTGKTIAILRMRMPMESLDELIKNFNTEGDEYYLIDSSSNLIFIGSEKKKERLEPRAVFPELSKLQASNQPNALVFNDQVDKTEKVFSYAKFGKLEGLPDLDWEAIIATPTNIAFEPQKQLLLLVMLGTAVTAALVSAIAVFLTNRTVRPILSAAGAVGKIGQGELTTRLDIHGEDEIAELGSNINVMAEQLQTFVQEQTLAAERAFLLTKVTGSRALSSQELNNLFGEVLDDARKSLKVDRIVIYRFNPNGDGEIVAESVARGWPSALLTKIDHSFVSEQQLEAYIEGSIEPMNNILNANLGSEQLRMMERLEIKASVEVPILNEGRPYALLMAHHCETPHNWQSSELNFLQQLAAQMGLSLDRVLLLEQTEQLAQEQRQLKEGLQRRALSLLQEVDPISKGDLTIRAKVTADEIGTIADSYNATVGNLRKIVLQVQQAASQVAQTTSSNEASIQSLSTEALRQAEEIALALERAQEMAQSVKLVAANAEEALEAVVEASQTVEEGDQAMNRTVDGILAIRETVAETAKKVKHLGESSQKISTVVNLISTFAAQTNLLALNASIEAARAGEEGRGFAVVADEVRSLARQSAEATNEIEKLVAAIQGETNEVVAAMEAGTEQVVMGTRLVDETRQSLNKITAVSSKISDLVASITQATVVQSQASQAVTQTMTNVAAIAEKTSQEATFVSSSFEELLKVAKALETEVGQFKVS; encoded by the coding sequence ATGCCATCTTCTAGGACTCTTCAGGTCGAAGGTGGAACGGCTGGAAATCATGCCTCTCCAGTTCATAATACAGGTATCAACGAGCCTGGATTATTGATTCCCAAAGCGCCTTTTTCCGAGCGCAAACGAGAGGGTTGGCGCTGGAGTAGTCTGCGAACTAAAGCGGCAATATTGGCGATTAGTCTCGGTACTATCCCAGTATTGCTGACTGGAGTAACGGGTTATTACTTTGCGGGTCAATCCATGAATCGGCAAATTACTAGTAACAAAGTACAACGTGCCGTAGGTGTGGAAGACAAGGTCAAACGCTTCATCCGTGAACGTTATGGCGATATATTGGTACTCTCCACTAACGCGATTTTTACAAATCCTAGCGTCAGTAAAAACACGACTCTAGCAGAAAAGCAACAACAAATAGATTTCTTTTTAGAGTCTTATAAGGTATATGACAGCATTGCCTTGTTTGATCTAAAGGGCAACGTGTTAATCCAAAGCAAAGGTGAGCCTTTACCGAACCACAGCGATCGAGAATATTTCCAGACCGTCCTCAAAACCAATCAGCCTGTCATTAGCAATCCACAAACATCGCAATCTTCTGATAGGTATGTTATTCAATTTGCTGCACCTGTTAAAGATCAAGTCACAGGTAAGACGATTGCTATTCTGCGAATGCGTATGCCGATGGAAAGCTTAGATGAGTTGATCAAAAACTTCAATACTGAGGGAGACGAATATTATTTGATTGATTCTTCTAGTAATTTAATTTTCATCGGGTCGGAAAAGAAAAAGGAAAGGCTAGAACCTAGGGCAGTTTTTCCCGAATTATCCAAACTGCAAGCGTCCAATCAGCCCAATGCCTTAGTCTTTAATGATCAGGTGGATAAGACAGAAAAGGTATTCTCTTATGCCAAGTTTGGAAAACTAGAAGGCTTACCCGATCTTGACTGGGAAGCGATCATTGCAACGCCCACAAACATCGCCTTTGAGCCTCAAAAACAATTACTCTTGCTGGTGATGCTTGGTACTGCGGTAACAGCCGCCTTGGTGAGTGCGATCGCAGTTTTCCTCACTAACCGCACGGTACGTCCCATTCTCTCAGCCGCAGGCGCGGTGGGCAAAATTGGTCAGGGAGAACTGACAACCCGCCTAGACATTCACGGGGAAGACGAAATTGCTGAACTGGGATCGAACATTAACGTGATGGCGGAACAGCTACAGACGTTCGTACAAGAACAAACACTCGCCGCTGAACGAGCCTTCCTACTGACCAAAGTGACTGGTTCTCGTGCCCTAAGTTCGCAAGAATTGAATAATCTCTTCGGTGAGGTTTTGGATGATGCGCGTAAAAGTTTGAAGGTTGATCGCATTGTGATCTATCGCTTCAACCCGAATGGGGATGGAGAAATCGTAGCTGAATCGGTGGCAAGAGGTTGGCCGAGTGCCCTGCTGACCAAAATTGATCACTCTTTTGTGTCAGAACAGCAGCTCGAAGCGTATATCGAGGGTAGTATCGAGCCAATGAATAACATTCTGAACGCTAATCTTGGGTCAGAGCAGTTGAGAATGATGGAACGTCTGGAAATCAAAGCCAGTGTGGAAGTCCCGATTCTCAATGAAGGTCGGCCTTATGCTTTGTTGATGGCTCACCACTGCGAAACTCCCCATAATTGGCAATCCTCAGAGCTTAACTTCCTCCAACAATTAGCGGCTCAGATGGGTCTGTCCCTCGACCGTGTACTCCTGCTTGAACAAACCGAACAACTAGCCCAAGAACAGCGCCAACTCAAAGAAGGTCTACAACGACGAGCTCTGAGCTTGCTTCAAGAAGTAGACCCGATTAGTAAAGGGGATCTGACCATCCGGGCGAAGGTAACGGCGGATGAAATTGGTACGATCGCTGACTCCTACAACGCGACAGTCGGTAACTTGCGGAAAATCGTGCTTCAAGTGCAACAAGCCGCCAGTCAGGTGGCCCAAACGACCAGTAGTAATGAAGCCTCGATTCAATCGCTATCGACGGAAGCCTTACGCCAAGCCGAAGAAATTGCATTGGCTCTAGAGCGGGCGCAAGAAATGGCGCAATCGGTGAAATTAGTTGCTGCCAACGCGGAGGAAGCCTTAGAGGCTGTAGTTGAAGCGTCTCAAACCGTGGAAGAAGGTGACCAAGCCATGAACCGTACAGTGGACGGAATTCTGGCGATCCGAGAAACTGTTGCAGAAACCGCTAAAAAAGTCAAGCACTTGGGTGAATCTTCACAAAAGATTTCTACCGTCGTTAACCTGATTAGTACCTTCGCCGCACAAACGAACCTGCTAGCGTTGAACGCCAGTATTGAGGCGGCACGCGCTGGGGAAGAAGGACGAGGCTTCGCGGTGGTTGCGGATGAAGTGCGATCGCTAGCACGGCAATCAGCGGAAGCCACGAACGAAATCGAAAAACTCGTCGCTGCGATTCAAGGGGAAACAAATGAGGTGGTTGCCGCCATGGAAGCAGGTACTGAGCAGGTTGTCATGGGTACCCGACTCGTGGATGAAACCCGCCAGAGTCTGAACAAAATTACCGCCGTCAGTTCCAAGATTAGTGACTTGGTTGCATCCATTACCCAAGCCACGGTTGTGCAGTCGCAAGCCTCCCAAGCCGTGACCCAAACCATGACCAACGTAGCCGCGATCGCTGAAAAAACATCCCAGGAAGCCACCTTTGTATCCTCTTCATTCGAGGAACTCCTAAAAGTAGCGAAAGCCCTAGAAACGGAAGTGGGTCAGTTCAAAGTCAGTTAG
- a CDS encoding response regulator, giving the protein MSTALVVDDSMTDMQILTRCLQQGGLNVVTANSGEEALAKLNNQKLDIIILDVVLPGSSGFEVCREIKAAAATSNIPIVICSTKGGEMDKFWGMKQGADAYLAKPVDQEEFVRTVKQLIKN; this is encoded by the coding sequence ATGAGTACAGCTCTAGTTGTTGATGATTCCATGACCGATATGCAAATTCTCACCCGCTGTTTACAGCAAGGGGGTCTCAATGTTGTGACCGCTAACAGTGGAGAAGAAGCTCTAGCCAAACTGAACAACCAGAAACTCGACATCATCATTCTAGATGTTGTCTTACCAGGCTCTAGTGGATTTGAAGTTTGTCGTGAAATCAAAGCTGCCGCTGCGACTAGCAACATCCCCATTGTCATTTGCTCCACGAAAGGAGGGGAAATGGATAAATTTTGGGGAATGAAACAGGGAGCAGATGCCTATTTGGCTAAGCCAGTCGATCAGGAAGAATTCGTCCGCACCGTTAAACAACTGATCAAAAACTAA
- a CDS encoding chemotaxis protein CheW gives MPDSLSVPDSLLLPTETASLKASQQFLRFHLMPNTTALLPMEQLTEVLTIPNGQIVPIFHMPAWVMGVYNWRGEILWMVDLGHLVGLTPWHQQANSSSIYRAIVLQARSNQSGSNKLKSEMLGVVVNRVEDIELCNPDWIQSPPASTVTPELAPFLRGYWLKPNGEMLVVIDGQAIIGAMPK, from the coding sequence ATGCCTGATTCTTTATCAGTTCCAGATTCTCTATTACTACCGACTGAAACAGCTTCCTTAAAAGCCAGCCAGCAGTTTTTACGGTTTCATCTGATGCCCAATACAACTGCCTTATTGCCCATGGAACAACTGACTGAAGTGCTGACGATTCCTAATGGGCAAATTGTACCGATTTTTCACATGCCTGCCTGGGTAATGGGTGTCTACAATTGGCGTGGAGAAATTCTTTGGATGGTGGATTTAGGTCATTTAGTAGGTCTTACTCCCTGGCATCAACAAGCCAATAGTAGTTCAATTTATCGAGCTATCGTACTACAAGCTCGTTCCAATCAGTCCGGGTCGAATAAGTTGAAAAGCGAAATGTTAGGCGTTGTGGTTAATCGTGTAGAAGATATCGAGTTGTGTAACCCCGATTGGATTCAATCGCCGCCAGCATCCACGGTTACTCCTGAACTCGCTCCATTTTTACGGGGTTACTGGTTGAAACCAAACGGCGAAATGCTAGTTGTCATAGATGGTCAAGCCATTATTGGAGCAATGCCAAAATGA